GACTGGCCGCCTGCCAGCAGCGCCCAGCAGACGTGGGTGGCCGCGGGATGCTCGTCGCGCAGGCGTTGCAGCGCCTGCATCGCGGCGTCGCGGTCGTCGACGGGGAGCGCGTACGCGATGAAGCGGCTCTTGCGGATCTCGATTTCGGTCGTACGGGGAGCGGATAGGGTGTAAGTCACGTTGATCGTCATGGGCAAGCGCGATCGATGCAATCGCTTGCCCGTATTCCGGGTGTTGTCTGTATCCGCCGCGGCGGATGCGCGGCGCGTGTCGAAGCATACCGCGCCGCGCCGGAAGGGCGGCGAAACGTCTCGCGAAGGGGGCTGCGTTCAGCCTCCGGCGCACGTGCCGATTCACCGCATGCCGACCGACGACCGCAGCGCCGCGCCCAGTGTGCGCAGCGCCTGCCGGGCGCGCGCATCGGTCAGGCCCGAGTAGAGCACCACGTCGCGCGTCGGCAATGGCGGCAGCCCGTATCGCGCGCTCACGTCGGCCGTACCGGCTGGCGCCACGCGATGCCCGAGCGCCGCGACGGCCAGCCCCGCCGACACCGCTGCGCCGATCGTCGCCACTCCACCGCCGACAAAGACTTCCGTCCATGCGATACCGGCTTCGTTCAGCGCATCGACCGCCATGCGGCGCACGCTGCAAGGCTCGGCCTGCGTCGCGAGCCGCAGCGGATGCGGCGGATGGTATTCGAAATCGGCGGCGGCCATCCAGCCGAACGACTCGGACAGGATGGTTTCGCCATCCAGCCGCCGGCTGTCGTGCTGCAGCGCGACGGCCGCGTCGAGCTGGCCCCGGTCGAATGCGTCGAGCACGTCGCGCGATGCTGCGACCCGTATCTCCAGCACGAGCCCGGGCTCCGCGTCGTTCATGCGCCGCAGCAGCATCGGGAGATCCGCGCCGACGACATGGTGGCTGACGCCGATCACCAGCCGCCGCTGGCCGGTGCCGAACGCGCCGACCGCACCCTGGTGGGCGGCCACCAGCTCGCGCGCCGGCTCCAGGAACGCGGTGCCGTCCGCCGACAGGCGCACCTGCCGCGGCGTGCGCTCCAGCAGACGGCGGCCGAGCCCGTCTTCCAGCCGCTTGATTTTCAGGCTCACCGCCGACTGCGTGGTGTCCATCGCCTCGGCGGCGCGCGTGAAGCTCTTGAGGTCGGCGGTCAGCACGAACGCCTGCACGGCTTCGATATCGAGCGTTTTCATCGCACACTCATCCATTTCGAATTTGAATCATTGAAATATTCTGCCATCGTCTTTTCAAATGATTCAAGGTCTTCTACGCTGTTATCCAGTCGCCCGGACATCCGGAATCCCGTCCGATCCGCCAGTTTCTTTCGCCAGGAGTCGATCATGCTGACCGCGTACTACGTGCACCGCCTGCCGGCGGATTACGACCTCGACATCATTCGCCATCGCGTCCGCGAGCGCGGCAGGCTTTGGGACGACACGCCCGATCTGCTGTTCAAGGGATTCCTGCTGCGCGAGGCCGGCCGCTACGGCGCGACGGAAAACGCTTATGCGTCGTTTTATCTGTGGCGCAACGAGCAGGCGTTCGCGGCGTTCGTGACGGACGGCCGTTATCGGGTCGTGACGGACAGCTTCGGACGCGCGCCGATCGACGTCCGGGTCGCGCTCGATGCGCGCAAGGGGCGCGCGTCGACGGCACGTTTCGTTCGTCTGGAGGAAGTCGACATTCCGGCGGATGCCGATCTCGATGCGGCGATCGCGCAGGAGGTCGCGCGCAATCGCGAAGTCGCGGCGCAGCCGGATGTCGTCGCCGCCGCCGTCAGCGTCGATCCGTTGCGCTGGCGACTGACGCGGGTACGCGTATCGGAGCACGAGCCGGCCGATGGCGGCGCGGGCACGGTGTACCAGGTGCTGCATCTGGCCCGGCCGTTGCTCGATACGCTGGAAGCGGGCGGCGCATGATGGCCGGCTTCGCATCGCGTGCCCGGGCCCGGCCGGTCGCGCGCGGCCGATGGCCCGGCAGGGCGGCGGGCGACGTACCGCCGGTGCGCTTGCCTCCCGGCCTGGCGGTTGCCGCGCATCTGGCGGGCGTGGCGGCGGGGATCGTCGCCATCGCCGCGCTGACGACGCTGCTGGCGCTGATGCTCCGGTAAAGAGGATCGTGCGCGGGCAGGCAAGCGCCGCATTTGCGGCAGCACAAGGCACGCGAGATGCGATGCGCGCGCCGTCACTGGACCGGAAGCGCAGCCCACGACACGCGCTGCGCTTCCGGTTGCTTCACGCCGTCACTCAGTTCCCCTGCAACCGGATATCGCGCGACGACGCCCCGACATACACCGTCCCGCCCGGCACAATCCGCCAGCCGTTGCGCGACGTATCCCACACGCTCTGCATCCGCGGCGACACGGTGACACGAACGTGCCGCGCTTCACCCGGATTCAGCCGGATCTTCTCCCAGCCGACCAGCCGCTTCGGCGGTTCGTCCTTGTACGGCACGCCGAGATAGACCTGCGGCGTTTCCGCGCCGGCGACGCGCCCGTCGTTGCGCACGGTGAACGCGACGCTCAACGAACCGTCCCATTGCCGCGACACCGACAGCCCCGAATACGCGAAGTGCGTGTACGACAGCCCGTAGCCGAATTCGAACATCGGCTTGATGTTGCGCGCGTCATACCAGCGATAGCCCATGTTCAGCTTTTCCGCGTAGACGGGATCGTTCTCGAACGCACCGTTTTGCCCCCAGGTCGGCGAATCCTGGTCGCGGGCAGGGAACGTGACGGGCAGCTTGCCGGACGGATTGACCGCGCCGAACAGCACGTTCGCGATTGCCTTGCCGCCGGCTTCGCCCGGGTACCACGCTTCGACGATCGCGGATACCTGATCCTTCCACGGCATCAGCACCGGGTTGCCGCTCTGGACGACGACGATCGTGTGCGGATTCGCGCGCGCGACGGCTTCGACGAGCGCATCCTGGTTCGACGGGTTCGCGAGGCTCAGGCTCTGCAGGTCGCCGAAATCCTCGCCGGCCGGCTGCGCGACCACGACGATCGCGACGTCCGAGCGGCCCGCGAGCGCCGCGGCCTGGTCGATTTCCTGCTGCGTGTAGGCGCGGAACGGCGACTGCTGGTCGCTGTTGCCCGCATACGTGACCTGCGCGGCCGGCGCGAGCGCACGGATTGCCGCGACGATCGGCACGTCGACCTTCAGCCACGGGTTGCGCCACCAGCTGCAGCCCGTCGACGCGCCGAACGTCAGGCCGCCGCAGCCCGCGAACGAACCCGTCACCGGGTCGCGCGTGTTGCCCGAGCCGCCGCCGGACAGCACGGCCGCATCGGCATGGCCGCCGATCACCGCGATGCGCGACAGCGCCGACGCGGCAAGCGGCAACTGGTTGGCGTCGTTCTTCAGGAGCACGATCGATTGCTCGGAGGCCGCCTGCGCGAACCGGTTCGCGGCCGCGAAATCGATCGTGCCGCCGCCCTTGGCCGGGTCGTCCATCACGCCGACGCGAATCATCACGGCCAGCTTGCGGCGCACCATGTCGTCGAGGCGTGCGGTCGACACCGAGCCGTTCGCGATCGCCTGCTTCACGGCGGCCGGCGTCAGGTACACGGTCGGCCCGACGTCCTCTTCCTCGTCGAGCCCGGCGTTGATCGCGGCGGCGGTGCTGTGCGTCGCGCCCCAGTCGGATTGCACTTGGCCCTGGAAGCCCCATTCGTTCTTCAGCACGTCGTTCAGCAGGTGAGTGTTCTCGCACGCATACGCGCCGTTCAGGCGGTTGTAGCTGCACATCACGCTGCCCGGCCGGCCGCGCTTCGCGGCGATCTCGAACGGCAGCAGGTACAGCTCGCGCAGCGTGCGTTCGTCGATCTGCGTATTGCCGCCCATCCGGCCGTGTTCCTGTTCGTTGCCGGCGTAGTGCTTGATCGTCGCGATGACTTTCTGCCGCTGCGTGGCGAGCGTGCGTTCCGCGAGCAGGTCGCCCGCGAGCAGCGGATCTTCGCCGAGATACTCGAACAGGCGGCCGCCGCGCGGTTCGCGCGCGAGGTTGGTGCCGCCGCCGAGACCCATGCCGAATCCTTGCGCGCGCAACTGAATCGCGACCTGCTTGCCGTAGTCGTACGACAGGCGGCGATCCCAGCTCGCGGCGACGGCGATCGTCGCGGGGAACGTCGTGCTGGCCTGCGACGTGCTGCCGGAACCGGTCGCCGAGTCGACCATGTTGAGATCGGGAATGCCGAGGCGCGGTACGCCCTGGATGTAGCCGCCGCCGCCGCCCGGCACTTTCGACATTTCGTACTGGGAATGAATGAGTTGAAGTTTCTCGTCGAGCGTCATCTTGCGCACGAGCAGGTCGGCGCGCCGTTGCGCGGCCGCCGACGCGAACGCATCGGTGGCGTCGCCTTGCGCGTTGAAATCGGCATTGGCCGCGTAGGCGCTGGTGCAGAGGGTCGCTGCCAGCACGACGGCCGGCCAGAGTGTGTCCCGCATGTTGCTCTCCATGATCGTATTGCCGGTTGTTCGAATGATGTCTGGAGCTGCGCGCGTCCCGTGGATTCGCACCGGACGCATTCGGCTGGCGATGCAGGGTGGTTGCGCGTCGGCATGCCAGGCCAGGCGGGGAATCGATACGGCCGGTTGGGCTCGACCGGCAAATGTGGGCGGCGACGCACAGGCCGCCCGACGCTGCCGAATCGGATGTAGCGATTCTCTGCAGCGACTAATGGTATGAATGTAGTTTGACTACAGCATCGGTGTTTCTACCGATACGTACGATCTTTATTTGGCAGGGGCGCGCGATGTGGTGAAAAGACGGTCATCGTTCCCGATTCGAGGTGTTTGGCAGGGTAAGAAGTACCTGCGTAGAGGGGCTCGCGTGGGGGAAGGAGGGGAGGCTCGTTGTGTGCGCATCGAAACCGGGGCGCGATGTGCCCGCTAGCTGCGCCGCGCGACCGGGCTGCCCGGTAGCGGAATGCCGGCCCGATAGACGACGGTCGCGAGCGCGGCCGCGACCGCCGCCTCGGCCAGCAGCACGGCCGCCGCCGCGCCCAGTTCGGCGAAATACTTGGCAAGCACGGGCACCAGCACGATGTTCAGGATGCCGGACGACATCAGGATCCGCGTGAATGCCGTTTTCATGCCGAGCGGCAGCATCGTCTGAACGCCGAACATGTCGGTCATGCCGGCCATGAACGGAATGAATGCCATCCAGCGCAGCACGTGCACCGTCGGTTCGTACGCCGGGCCGTACAGCACGCGCACGGCCAGCGGCGCACCGAAGAAAATCGCGAGCGAGATACCGAGCACCATCGCGACCTGCACGACGAACAGCTTGCGCAGGAACGAGAATGCATCGCTGCGCGCGTGCCGCATCAGGTAGCTGATGCGCGGATAGGTCGCGGCCTTCAGCGGCTGGAGCATGCTGAGTGCCGCGCGGATCAGCTTGTCGCCGGCGGCGAAGTAGCCGGCCGCGACGTTGCCCGACACGAAGCCGAGCAGCACGGTATTGGTCGACGCATAGAAAGCGATCGAAGTCGATGCGAGAAACACCTGCCAGCCGCCTTTCAGCGATTCGGTGATGTCGGCGACGCCGACGCGGACGAATTCGATTTCGCGATGGCGATACAGATAGCCGGCCAGCGCGATCGCCGACAGGACCGGGACGGCAGCATTGACGATCATCGCGCGATCGATGTCCGCCGGGCTGTGCACGAGCGCGAACATCGCGGGCAGGCTCAGCATACGACCGACGAACAGGATCAGGCTGAGCGCGCGCAGCTTTTCCATGCCCTGGAAATACCAGCCGGGCGTGAACGCGCCGCCGGCCACCATGCCGAAACCGATCAGCAGCAGATCGCGGTCTTCGCCGAAGCGGCCGATCAGGAAAGTCAGAAGGACCAACACGACGAAACAGACGGCGGCGATGCCGATCTGCGCATACAGCGTCGCCCAGAAGATACGTGAGCGTTCGGTGCGATCGTCGCGGGCGAGCGCGATGCGCGGGGTCGCGGTGAGGTCGAAGCTGTAGCTCGTGCAGTTGGTGAGGTAGGCGATGACCGCGAGCGAGAACGCGAGCTGACCGTAGCCTTCCGGGCCCAGTGCGTGCGTAAGCAGCGGCGCGATCAGCAGCGGCACTGCATACATCGAAATCTGCAGGGTCAGCAGCAGCAGGAAGTTCTTCTTGAGGTTTGACATTCGCTCGATCGGCGCCGAGGGGCATCACATGGCGACCGGTGCAGGCCGCGTGGCGGGGCGCGGCCGGTCGGCGCTGACCCGGCTGCCTGGATTCGTGGGTCGCTCCGTCGCGCGCCGGTTTGATTCGGCGATGCCGGACACGGCCACATCGTATGACGGCCATGATACGGACCGTGCAAGCGGGCATTGTTCGCGAGCCTACCGTTCGCGGCTTCCCGCAGTACGGATGGAGCGAATCGCGACACGGCGAGCCGCGTTGCATCGTCGCAGTGGTGAATGCATTTGTAAGCTGGCGCACCGAAGGCCGGTCGGTCCGAATGATCTAATCGAATGCACCGGGTCGTCCGAGGCGGGCCTGCCGCCAGCGAGTCCGATCGGGCCGCACGCGGGCGAACCGGGTACAACGCGACGAATTCCATGATCGCGGACTGGCGCGCGCGAGGGTGCGCGGCCGGTCCGGGCGCGGGGCAGTGCGGTGCACGGAACACGGCGAGCGGG
The sequence above is drawn from the Burkholderia stabilis genome and encodes:
- a CDS encoding DUF4865 family protein, encoding MLTAYYVHRLPADYDLDIIRHRVRERGRLWDDTPDLLFKGFLLREAGRYGATENAYASFYLWRNEQAFAAFVTDGRYRVVTDSFGRAPIDVRVALDARKGRASTARFVRLEEVDIPADADLDAAIAQEVARNREVAAQPDVVAAAVSVDPLRWRLTRVRVSEHEPADGGAGTVYQVLHLARPLLDTLEAGGA
- a CDS encoding LysR family transcriptional regulator, giving the protein MKTLDIEAVQAFVLTADLKSFTRAAEAMDTTQSAVSLKIKRLEDGLGRRLLERTPRQVRLSADGTAFLEPARELVAAHQGAVGAFGTGQRRLVIGVSHHVVGADLPMLLRRMNDAEPGLVLEIRVAASRDVLDAFDRGQLDAAVALQHDSRRLDGETILSESFGWMAAADFEYHPPHPLRLATQAEPCSVRRMAVDALNEAGIAWTEVFVGGGVATIGAAVSAGLAVAALGHRVAPAGTADVSARYGLPPLPTRDVVLYSGLTDARARQALRTLGAALRSSVGMR
- a CDS encoding glycoside hydrolase family 3 C-terminal domain-containing protein yields the protein MRDTLWPAVVLAATLCTSAYAANADFNAQGDATDAFASAAAQRRADLLVRKMTLDEKLQLIHSQYEMSKVPGGGGGYIQGVPRLGIPDLNMVDSATGSGSTSQASTTFPATIAVAASWDRRLSYDYGKQVAIQLRAQGFGMGLGGGTNLAREPRGGRLFEYLGEDPLLAGDLLAERTLATQRQKVIATIKHYAGNEQEHGRMGGNTQIDERTLRELYLLPFEIAAKRGRPGSVMCSYNRLNGAYACENTHLLNDVLKNEWGFQGQVQSDWGATHSTAAAINAGLDEEEDVGPTVYLTPAAVKQAIANGSVSTARLDDMVRRKLAVMIRVGVMDDPAKGGGTIDFAAANRFAQAASEQSIVLLKNDANQLPLAASALSRIAVIGGHADAAVLSGGGSGNTRDPVTGSFAGCGGLTFGASTGCSWWRNPWLKVDVPIVAAIRALAPAAQVTYAGNSDQQSPFRAYTQQEIDQAAALAGRSDVAIVVVAQPAGEDFGDLQSLSLANPSNQDALVEAVARANPHTIVVVQSGNPVLMPWKDQVSAIVEAWYPGEAGGKAIANVLFGAVNPSGKLPVTFPARDQDSPTWGQNGAFENDPVYAEKLNMGYRWYDARNIKPMFEFGYGLSYTHFAYSGLSVSRQWDGSLSVAFTVRNDGRVAGAETPQVYLGVPYKDEPPKRLVGWEKIRLNPGEARHVRVTVSPRMQSVWDTSRNGWRIVPGGTVYVGASSRDIRLQGN
- a CDS encoding oligosaccharide flippase family protein — translated: MSNLKKNFLLLLTLQISMYAVPLLIAPLLTHALGPEGYGQLAFSLAVIAYLTNCTSYSFDLTATPRIALARDDRTERSRIFWATLYAQIGIAAVCFVVLVLLTFLIGRFGEDRDLLLIGFGMVAGGAFTPGWYFQGMEKLRALSLILFVGRMLSLPAMFALVHSPADIDRAMIVNAAVPVLSAIALAGYLYRHREIEFVRVGVADITESLKGGWQVFLASTSIAFYASTNTVLLGFVSGNVAAGYFAAGDKLIRAALSMLQPLKAATYPRISYLMRHARSDAFSFLRKLFVVQVAMVLGISLAIFFGAPLAVRVLYGPAYEPTVHVLRWMAFIPFMAGMTDMFGVQTMLPLGMKTAFTRILMSSGILNIVLVPVLAKYFAELGAAAAVLLAEAAVAAALATVVYRAGIPLPGSPVARRS